One stretch of Muribaculum intestinale DNA includes these proteins:
- a CDS encoding bifunctional nuclease family protein, with amino-acid sequence MESEKIRLKVLGISYSQIQSGAYALILAQADGPYRIPVVIGASEAQSIAIRMEGIIPPRPMTHDLFVSFAHAFGVKLKEVFIYKFEDGIFSSELTFTDGEREVVLDSRTSDAIAIAMRTKSPIFTTRSILDETGFIMEETSASDSDTTDDSTPPSERNHEEESDESPMFKEPRVEQYSIEELEKTLARLIEQENYEEAARISKIIASKRENDKM; translated from the coding sequence ATGGAAAGCGAGAAGATAAGATTAAAGGTGCTCGGCATATCCTATAGCCAGATACAGTCGGGGGCATACGCACTCATACTCGCCCAGGCCGACGGGCCATACCGCATACCGGTAGTAATCGGTGCGAGCGAGGCTCAGTCCATCGCCATACGCATGGAAGGGATAATCCCGCCACGCCCGATGACCCATGACCTTTTCGTGAGTTTCGCCCACGCATTCGGGGTAAAGCTGAAAGAGGTGTTCATCTATAAGTTTGAGGATGGTATATTCTCGTCGGAACTTACTTTTACCGACGGAGAGAGGGAGGTGGTGCTTGACTCGCGCACTTCCGATGCCATAGCCATCGCAATGCGCACGAAGTCGCCCATATTCACTACACGGTCAATACTTGACGAGACCGGATTCATCATGGAAGAGACTTCTGCCTCCGACTCCGACACAACTGACGACAGCACTCCGCCGTCAGAGCGTAATCATGAGGAGGAGAGCGATGAAAGCCCTATGTTCAAAGAGCCCCGTGTAGAACAATATTCCATTGAAGAACTCGAGAAGACCCTCGCTCGCCTTATCGAACAGGAAAACTACGAAGAGGCCGCAAGAATCTCAAAAATCATCGCGTCGAAGAGAGAGAACGACAAGATGTAG
- the mnmA gene encoding tRNA 2-thiouridine(34) synthase MnmA, which yields MNIAVLISGGVDSAVVVHRLKEEGHDLHLFYIRIGLDDGSGDCSAEEDIEMCRLIARQYGLPFDVVSLHQEYWDNVMEYALRTVREGLTPNPDIMCNKMIKFGFFEERWGHEFDQTATGHYASTEVIGGTKYLATAVDPVKDQTDFLARISYSQLSHLMFPLGTMPKAKVRETAIEARLPNAFRKDSQGICFLGKINYNDFIKRHLGIRKGAIIELETGRKLGEHNGFWFHTIGQRKGLGLSGGPWYVVKKNVHDNVVYVSQGYSTEKQYGRTLHLDEMHFISGNPWEDVSSPVRITFKNRHMPEFLSGTLTRLNEREYVIESESKVQGIAPGQFAAIYDASSRLCYGSGIITGQNVII from the coding sequence ATGAATATCGCAGTGTTGATTTCCGGCGGCGTAGACAGCGCCGTGGTTGTGCACCGCCTGAAGGAAGAAGGGCACGACCTTCACCTTTTTTATATACGCATAGGACTTGACGACGGCTCAGGCGACTGCTCGGCCGAAGAAGATATAGAGATGTGCCGCCTTATCGCACGTCAGTACGGACTGCCTTTCGATGTAGTGTCGCTACATCAGGAGTATTGGGACAATGTTATGGAATATGCGCTCCGCACAGTGCGCGAAGGGCTTACTCCCAATCCCGATATCATGTGCAACAAGATGATTAAATTCGGATTCTTCGAAGAGCGCTGGGGCCACGAATTCGACCAGACCGCCACAGGCCACTATGCCTCGACCGAAGTAATCGGAGGCACCAAATATCTTGCAACGGCAGTCGACCCGGTAAAAGACCAGACCGACTTTCTCGCCCGCATATCCTACAGCCAGCTGTCGCACCTGATGTTTCCGCTCGGCACTATGCCCAAGGCCAAGGTGCGCGAGACAGCCATCGAGGCACGCCTTCCCAATGCTTTCAGAAAAGACAGCCAAGGGATATGCTTCCTCGGCAAAATCAATTACAACGATTTTATCAAGCGCCATCTCGGCATCAGGAAAGGAGCTATCATCGAGCTGGAGACAGGCCGCAAACTGGGCGAGCACAACGGATTCTGGTTTCACACAATCGGCCAGCGCAAAGGGCTCGGCCTGAGCGGAGGCCCATGGTATGTGGTAAAGAAGAATGTGCACGACAATGTAGTGTATGTGTCGCAAGGCTATTCCACCGAAAAGCAATATGGCCGCACGCTTCATCTCGACGAGATGCACTTCATATCGGGCAATCCGTGGGAAGATGTATCGTCGCCCGTAAGGATTACATTCAAGAACCGTCATATGCCGGAATTTCTGTCAGGCACGCTCACCCGCCTTAACGAAAGAGAATATGTAATCGAATCGGAAAGCAAGGTGCAGGGCATAGCCCCGGGGCAGTTCGCCGCCATATACGATGCGTCGTCACGGCTGTGCTACGGGAGCGGCATCATTACCGGTCAGAATGTAATCATATAG
- a CDS encoding DoxX family protein, translating into MKRFFESLFLCGTGYTYTNMARLFMRLFVGVMLLQFGIRHLINFDMLRTTFPNALGMDSETALIVMICIEVICSLCIMVGFLTRLSLIPPLVAMVIAECHILNVLMPDTNIYTISSTQPGYLPLMFIGIYLFLALAGPGKISLDYFISLYIVSTRGKDDTQTEELEEV; encoded by the coding sequence ATGAAGCGCTTTTTCGAGTCTCTGTTTCTTTGCGGCACCGGCTACACCTACACAAACATGGCACGCCTGTTCATGCGTCTTTTTGTAGGAGTGATGCTACTGCAGTTCGGCATACGCCATCTTATCAACTTCGATATGCTGCGCACCACATTTCCCAACGCCCTGGGTATGGATAGCGAGACTGCGCTTATAGTGATGATTTGTATCGAGGTGATATGCTCACTATGCATAATGGTGGGATTCCTTACGCGCCTTTCGCTGATACCACCATTGGTGGCCATGGTGATAGCCGAGTGCCATATACTCAATGTGCTTATGCCAGACACCAACATATATACCATATCAAGCACCCAGCCGGGATATCTGCCACTGATGTTTATCGGCATATACCTGTTTCTTGCGCTTGCCGGTCCCGGCAAAATATCGCTTGACTATTTCATATCGCTGTATATAGTGTCGACAAGAGGCAAAGACGACACCCAGACAGAAGAGCTTGAAGAAGTATAA
- a CDS encoding DUF5106 domain-containing protein, translating to MRRILYTLVFIAATAAGYISAAAENNDNSHRMPATPFEYPQAPDTLNSLEARTSYVMTHFWDKADMKKIMADTAKFHKAFSDFVGFIPYASKDSVRSSISSLTGRYANDPKALSLIASEAERTLFGPQAEFWSEDCYLMFLRPLLSHKKIKPAEKEKYLTQIRMLNSSQPGSNMSAFDYTTRHGAKHALYDNKAEYVVVMFQPESCSDCSMSRLRLNADAATTRLVKNGTVKIVLINPEEPTAGWRKDMEGYPYEWEIGSAPNVGDLVDIRVLPATYLLDKDFHIIAKRLDINQLIGLMATINHNQVLNPDGDRTDAKGAGAEQ from the coding sequence ATGCGCCGAATACTATATACTCTTGTTTTTATTGCCGCAACAGCCGCAGGATATATCAGCGCCGCCGCGGAAAACAACGACAACAGCCACCGAATGCCGGCTACACCGTTTGAGTATCCGCAGGCTCCCGACACGCTCAATTCGCTTGAAGCACGCACGAGCTACGTCATGACCCACTTCTGGGACAAGGCCGACATGAAGAAGATAATGGCCGACACAGCAAAATTCCATAAAGCGTTTTCCGATTTCGTAGGCTTCATCCCATATGCCTCAAAGGACAGTGTGCGCAGTTCCATCTCGTCTCTTACCGGACGATATGCCAATGACCCGAAAGCCCTGTCGCTGATTGCCTCGGAGGCCGAGCGTACACTTTTCGGCCCGCAGGCGGAGTTCTGGAGCGAAGACTGCTACCTGATGTTCCTGCGTCCGCTTTTAAGCCACAAAAAGATAAAGCCGGCTGAAAAGGAGAAATATCTCACACAGATACGCATGCTCAACTCCTCGCAGCCCGGAAGCAACATGTCTGCATTCGACTACACTACCCGCCACGGTGCGAAACACGCTCTCTACGACAACAAGGCAGAGTACGTAGTAGTGATGTTCCAGCCCGAGAGCTGTAGCGACTGCTCGATGAGCCGTCTGCGACTGAATGCCGATGCGGCTACCACACGTCTGGTGAAAAACGGCACAGTAAAAATCGTGCTGATCAACCCCGAAGAGCCTACGGCAGGATGGCGCAAAGACATGGAAGGCTATCCGTATGAATGGGAAATCGGCAGTGCGCCCAATGTAGGCGACCTTGTCGACATACGAGTGCTCCCCGCCACCTATCTGCTTGACAAGGATTTTCATATCATAGCAAAACGTCTTGACATCAACCAGCTGATCGGGCTTATGGCAACCATCAACCATAACCAGGTACTGAACCCCGACGGCGACCGCACTGATGCAAAGGGTGCCGGGGCCGAACAATAA
- the clpB gene encoding ATP-dependent chaperone ClpB gives MNFNNFTIKSQEAIQKAVEIAKGAGNQAIEPVHLLKGILTEGDSLLTFIFQKVGANASQVAGSIDRSIESEPKVSGGEPYLSRTSNDVLQKALDVAKKQGDQYVTIEAILLGIFLVKSSASQILKDAGLTEHELTAAIEELRKGKKATDQSAEDTYNALSKYAINLNERARSGKLDPVIGRDDEIRRVLQILSRRTKNNPMLIGEPGTGKTAIAEGLAHRIVRGDVPENLKDKQIYSLDMGALVAGAKYKGEFEERLKAIVNEVTQADGDIILFIDEIHTLVGAGKGEGAMDAANILKPALARGELRSIGATTLDEYQKYFEKDKALERRFQKVMVNEPDELSAISILRGLKERYENHHQVRIRDEAIIAAVQLSERYITDRFLPDKAIDLIDEAASKLRLERDSVPQALDEITRKIAQLEIEREAIKREGDKEKVKTLEKELADLRDTEKEFKAKWQSQKELINRIQQNKIDIEQLKFEADRAEREGDYAKVAEIRYSKIQQKEKENADVQEQLKSMQGEKSLIKEEVDADDIADVVSRWTGIPVTKMARSEQEKLLHLEEELHRRVVGQNEAIAAIADAVRRSRAGLNDPRRPIGSFIFLGTTGVGKTELAKALAEYLFDDENMMTRIDMSEYQEKHTVSRLVGAPPGYVGYDEGGQLTEAVRRKPYSVVLFDEIEKAHPDVFNILLQVLDDGRLTDNKGRLVNFKNTIIIMTSNMGSNVIRENFASITDGNHDEVVEKTKEQVLEMLKSTIRPEFLNRIDEIIMFTPLNEREIQDIVGIQVNSIKKMLATNGVNLEVTPSALSYLAKEGYNPEFGARPVKRVLQRMVLNRLSKDILAQKVDREHPIIIDAKDDELIFRN, from the coding sequence ATGAATTTCAATAACTTCACAATCAAATCGCAAGAGGCTATCCAAAAAGCCGTCGAGATTGCCAAAGGGGCAGGAAACCAGGCCATAGAACCGGTACATCTGCTGAAAGGAATCCTTACGGAAGGCGATTCGCTGCTTACCTTCATATTCCAGAAGGTAGGTGCCAATGCATCGCAGGTGGCAGGCTCGATTGACAGGTCTATCGAAAGTGAACCCAAAGTGTCGGGCGGCGAACCTTATCTGAGCCGTACCTCGAACGATGTTCTCCAGAAAGCACTTGATGTCGCTAAAAAGCAGGGCGACCAGTATGTCACAATAGAGGCTATACTTCTTGGCATATTCCTGGTGAAGAGTTCAGCCTCGCAGATACTTAAGGATGCCGGACTTACCGAGCATGAGCTTACCGCAGCGATAGAGGAACTGCGCAAAGGCAAGAAAGCCACCGACCAAAGTGCGGAGGACACCTACAATGCGCTCAGTAAATACGCTATAAACCTTAACGAACGCGCACGTTCCGGCAAACTTGATCCGGTCATAGGACGTGACGACGAGATACGCCGCGTGTTGCAGATTCTAAGCCGCCGCACAAAGAACAATCCTATGCTGATTGGTGAGCCGGGTACCGGAAAGACCGCTATTGCCGAGGGGCTTGCCCATCGTATAGTGCGTGGCGATGTGCCTGAGAATCTGAAAGACAAGCAGATTTACTCTCTGGATATGGGAGCGCTTGTGGCCGGTGCAAAATATAAAGGTGAATTTGAAGAACGTCTCAAGGCCATCGTGAATGAAGTCACACAGGCCGACGGCGACATTATATTGTTTATTGACGAAATCCATACTCTCGTAGGTGCAGGAAAAGGCGAGGGAGCCATGGATGCCGCCAATATTCTTAAGCCGGCTCTTGCCCGCGGCGAGTTGCGCAGTATCGGCGCCACCACGCTCGACGAGTATCAGAAATATTTTGAGAAAGATAAGGCTCTTGAACGTCGTTTCCAGAAAGTAATGGTAAACGAGCCTGACGAACTGAGTGCCATATCCATACTCCGTGGCCTTAAGGAACGCTACGAAAACCATCATCAGGTGAGAATACGCGATGAGGCGATTATTGCAGCCGTGCAGCTCTCCGAGCGATATATTACCGACCGTTTCCTCCCCGACAAGGCTATCGACCTTATCGACGAGGCCGCCTCAAAGCTGCGTCTGGAGCGCGACAGTGTGCCTCAGGCTCTTGACGAAATCACACGCAAGATTGCCCAGCTTGAAATTGAGCGTGAGGCCATCAAGCGCGAGGGTGACAAGGAGAAGGTAAAGACTCTTGAAAAAGAGCTTGCCGACCTGCGCGACACTGAGAAGGAGTTTAAGGCAAAATGGCAGTCGCAGAAAGAACTGATCAATCGCATTCAGCAGAATAAGATTGATATCGAGCAGCTTAAATTTGAAGCCGACAGGGCCGAGCGTGAAGGCGACTATGCCAAAGTGGCAGAAATCCGTTACTCTAAGATTCAGCAGAAAGAAAAAGAGAACGCCGATGTGCAGGAGCAGCTGAAATCCATGCAGGGCGAGAAGTCGCTCATAAAGGAGGAGGTCGATGCCGATGATATCGCCGACGTTGTATCGCGATGGACCGGTATCCCAGTGACCAAGATGGCGCGCAGCGAGCAGGAGAAACTGCTACATCTTGAGGAGGAACTTCATCGCAGAGTGGTCGGACAGAACGAGGCTATAGCAGCCATTGCCGATGCGGTGCGCCGTAGCCGTGCCGGACTTAATGACCCGCGACGGCCTATTGGATCATTCATATTTCTTGGAACCACCGGTGTAGGAAAGACCGAGTTGGCCAAGGCTCTCGCCGAATACCTCTTTGACGATGAGAATATGATGACGCGTATCGACATGAGCGAGTATCAGGAGAAGCATACCGTGAGCAGGCTTGTCGGAGCGCCTCCGGGATATGTAGGTTATGACGAAGGCGGTCAGCTTACGGAAGCCGTGCGCCGCAAGCCTTATTCGGTCGTATTGTTCGACGAGATAGAGAAGGCACATCCCGATGTATTCAACATCCTGCTTCAGGTACTCGACGATGGCCGTCTTACCGACAACAAGGGACGTCTGGTCAACTTCAAGAATACGATTATAATCATGACCTCAAACATGGGCTCCAATGTGATACGTGAGAACTTCGCGTCGATTACCGACGGAAACCACGATGAGGTCGTTGAGAAAACAAAAGAGCAGGTGCTCGAAATGCTTAAGAGTACAATACGCCCTGAATTCCTCAACCGTATCGACGAGATTATAATGTTTACCCCGCTCAACGAGCGAGAGATTCAGGATATCGTTGGTATTCAGGTGAATTCTATAAAGAAGATGCTGGCTACCAACGGTGTAAACCTTGAAGTCACACCGTCGGCTCTGAGCTATCTGGCAAAAGAGGGGTATAACCCTGAATTTGGCGCCCGTCCGGTCAAACGTGTTCTGCAGCGTATGGTGCTCAACCGCTTGTCGAAGGATATACTTGCACAGAAGGTGGATCGCGAACATCCTATCATTATTGATGCCAAGGATGACGAACTGATTTTCCGCAACTGA
- a CDS encoding sulfatase has product MNYRKNLNRLLCGVNVAAMVPAVADAKPADTKKADDRPNVLLIAIDDMKPWIGPYGDPIAKTPAMDALASRATTFNNAYCQVSLSGPTRSSLLTGLNPDHTGVWWLMGSFRKNNPDIVTMPQALKDNGYETVGVGKVYHPLKDKEVKDDPISWSLPYIKTSGSQYALSNGRVATECADVPDNGYVDGVIAEEAVKALGKLKNSDKPFFLGVGFKKPHLPFCAPKKYWDMYDRESMPVAEFQEMSTDPVEYAYHNSLELKGYSDIPPFESFVDTKHLDTETQKRLLHAYYACISYTDAQIGKVLEALEKEGLADNTIVIMFGDHGYHLGDHGMWNKLSDFEQSTHVPLIVSAPGMKKGVKSDAIVEFLDIFPTVCELTKTEHPQQLDGKSLVPILKNPKAKTKDYAISQFSRSCTENYTISTDTDLKGKAKELEEDITGYALRDSRYRLVEWTKGFKTYMPFDESKVVAYELYDYNKDPEERHNVANDPAYASVVKNLKKKLHQYYAKSYSSPMSAPIAKTAAGE; this is encoded by the coding sequence ATGAATTACAGAAAAAATTTAAACCGATTGCTTTGCGGAGTCAATGTAGCAGCCATGGTGCCGGCCGTAGCCGATGCCAAGCCGGCCGACACAAAAAAGGCCGATGACCGGCCCAATGTACTTCTTATCGCCATCGACGATATGAAGCCATGGATTGGCCCTTACGGTGACCCTATCGCCAAGACACCTGCAATGGACGCACTGGCATCTCGAGCCACTACATTCAACAACGCTTATTGCCAGGTATCGCTCAGCGGGCCTACACGTTCGTCGCTTCTGACAGGCCTAAATCCCGACCATACGGGAGTATGGTGGCTCATGGGCTCATTCCGCAAGAACAACCCTGACATCGTGACCATGCCTCAGGCGCTGAAAGACAACGGCTATGAGACAGTCGGTGTAGGCAAGGTGTACCATCCTCTAAAAGACAAGGAGGTAAAAGATGACCCCATATCATGGAGCCTGCCTTATATAAAGACTTCGGGGTCGCAATATGCCCTCTCCAACGGCCGCGTAGCCACCGAATGCGCCGACGTGCCCGACAACGGCTATGTCGACGGAGTGATTGCCGAAGAGGCCGTGAAAGCCCTTGGAAAGCTAAAGAACAGTGACAAGCCGTTTTTCCTGGGTGTCGGCTTCAAAAAGCCCCACCTGCCATTCTGCGCTCCGAAAAAATACTGGGACATGTATGACCGCGAGTCGATGCCGGTGGCCGAGTTCCAGGAGATGTCGACCGACCCGGTGGAATATGCCTATCATAATTCACTGGAGCTGAAAGGATACTCCGACATACCCCCGTTTGAGAGCTTCGTCGACACCAAACATCTTGACACCGAGACTCAGAAACGTCTTCTCCATGCATATTACGCATGCATATCATATACCGACGCCCAGATAGGCAAGGTGCTTGAAGCGCTTGAAAAAGAAGGTCTGGCCGACAACACTATCGTAATCATGTTTGGCGACCACGGATACCACCTTGGCGACCACGGTATGTGGAACAAACTATCCGACTTCGAGCAGTCGACCCACGTGCCACTAATTGTATCGGCTCCGGGCATGAAGAAGGGCGTGAAGTCGGATGCCATAGTAGAGTTTCTCGACATATTCCCTACTGTGTGTGAACTTACAAAGACAGAACATCCACAGCAGCTCGACGGAAAGAGCCTCGTGCCTATCCTTAAAAATCCGAAAGCGAAGACCAAGGATTATGCCATCAGCCAGTTCTCGCGAAGCTGCACCGAGAATTATACCATATCGACCGACACCGATTTGAAAGGTAAAGCCAAGGAACTTGAAGAAGACATCACAGGATACGCATTGCGTGACTCCCGCTACCGCCTTGTAGAATGGACCAAAGGATTCAAGACCTATATGCCTTTTGACGAATCGAAGGTAGTGGCCTATGAGCTTTATGACTACAACAAGGACCCAGAGGAACGCCACAACGTAGCCAACGACCCGGCATATGCGTCAGTAGTGAAGAATCTCAAAAAGAAGCTCCACCAATACTACGCAAAAAGCTACTCCTCGCCCATGAGCGCCCCTATTGCCAAAACAGCAGCAGGCGAATAA
- the radA gene encoding DNA repair protein RadA yields MAKQQKTAWFCNNCGTESPKWVGRCPGCGEWNTMIEEKLPAGGSKSKSATFDPSRKSVPKPISQVETVSETRIHMPSEELNRVLGGGLVAGSIVLIGGEPGIGKSTLVLQNILSIRGKRILYVSGEESTSQLKMRADRIGRLSDNCYIVCDTSLENILGHAESLNPEIMVVDSIQTIASDSIESSAGSVSQVRECAAQLLRFAKSTGTPVLLIGHINKEGSIAGPKVLEHIVDAVLQFEGDRHYMYRILRSIKNRFGSTSELGIYEMVQRGLREVTNPSELLVSQSGEGVLSGTAIGVTLEGVRPFLIETQALVSTAAYGTPQRSVTGFDAKRMNMLLAVLEKRVGFKLAQKDVFLNIAGGLKVNDPALDLSVICAILSSNVDMAIARDVCMSGEVGLTGEIRPITRIEQRILEAEKLGFSNIIVPRHNLKGFDTSKLKIQITEVAKVEEAFRALFA; encoded by the coding sequence ATGGCCAAACAACAGAAAACGGCATGGTTCTGCAACAACTGCGGCACCGAATCGCCCAAATGGGTGGGACGCTGCCCGGGATGCGGTGAATGGAACACCATGATTGAGGAAAAACTGCCGGCGGGCGGCTCCAAAAGCAAAAGTGCGACTTTCGACCCGTCGCGAAAAAGCGTGCCGAAACCCATCTCGCAGGTAGAGACTGTAAGCGAGACACGCATACACATGCCAAGCGAAGAACTCAACCGTGTGCTTGGCGGAGGGCTTGTAGCAGGCTCGATAGTGCTGATAGGCGGCGAGCCGGGCATCGGAAAATCGACACTTGTATTACAAAACATATTATCGATACGCGGCAAGCGCATATTGTATGTAAGCGGCGAAGAGAGCACAAGCCAGCTTAAGATGCGTGCCGACCGCATAGGGCGGCTAAGCGATAATTGCTACATAGTGTGCGACACCTCGCTTGAGAATATCCTCGGACACGCCGAGTCGCTCAATCCGGAAATCATGGTGGTCGACTCGATACAGACCATAGCTTCAGATTCCATTGAGTCGTCGGCCGGAAGCGTAAGCCAGGTGAGGGAATGCGCGGCACAACTGCTGCGATTTGCCAAATCGACAGGTACGCCTGTGCTCCTTATCGGCCACATAAACAAGGAAGGCTCTATCGCAGGACCCAAAGTGCTGGAACATATCGTCGACGCCGTGTTGCAGTTTGAAGGCGACCGGCATTATATGTACCGCATACTCCGGTCTATTAAAAACCGGTTCGGATCGACATCTGAACTCGGCATATACGAGATGGTGCAACGTGGTCTGCGGGAAGTGACCAACCCGTCAGAACTGCTTGTATCGCAATCGGGCGAAGGGGTATTGTCGGGAACGGCCATCGGCGTCACGCTCGAAGGCGTGCGCCCGTTCCTCATCGAGACCCAGGCTCTTGTGTCGACGGCCGCATACGGTACCCCACAGCGTTCGGTAACAGGCTTTGATGCCAAACGGATGAACATGCTGCTCGCTGTGCTCGAGAAGCGTGTCGGATTCAAACTGGCCCAGAAAGATGTGTTTCTCAACATTGCAGGCGGCCTTAAAGTCAATGATCCGGCGCTCGACCTCAGTGTAATATGCGCCATATTGTCATCAAACGTAGATATGGCTATAGCACGCGATGTATGCATGTCGGGCGAAGTGGGCCTTACGGGGGAGATACGACCTATCACCCGTATCGAACAGCGCATACTTGAAGCCGAAAAACTCGGGTTCAGCAACATCATAGTGCCTCGCCATAATCTCAAGGGATTCGATACGTCGAAACTCAAGATACAGATTACCGAAGTGGCGAAAGTCGAGGAGGCTTTCCGTGCACTGTTTGCATGA